The stretch of DNA GATCATATAGATATTCTTTGCTTTTCCGGACATAAGGGCCTTATGGGACCTCAGGGCACAGGAGCCATCTGTGTTCGGCCGGGGGTAGCTGTGGAGCCTCTGAAGGTAGGCGGAAGCGGCGTCCTCACCTTTCAGAGGGAGCATCCGCAGGATATGCCGGAGGCACTGGAGGCCGGAACCCTGAATAGCCACGGGATCGCAGGCCTTGGCGCAGCAATCAGCTGGATCAGGGAAACCGGGACAGAACAGATCCGAAAAAGAGAGCAGCAGCTGATGTGGCGTTTTTATGACCAGGTAAAGGAAATTCCGGGAGTCACCCTGTACGGAGATTTTTCCGGAGAAGAACGCTCCCCTGTGGTGACTCTGAATATTGCAGGGATGGACTCGGCAGAAGTGGCCATGATCCTTGATGAAGAGTACGGGATCAGTGTAAGAGCCGGCGGCCACTGTGCACCGCTGATGCATAAAGCACTTGGAACCGAAAAAACAGGAGCCGTCCGCTTCAGCTTTTCTTATTTTAATACGGAAGAAGAGGTGGATGTGGCTGCCAGAGCGGTAAAAGAGCTTGCCCTGGAATAAGCGGCGAAAGACGGACAGAAAGGACACAAGACATGTATCAGACAATATATGATGTGGTAGAAAAAAGAGGGCGTGTAAAAACAGGAATCCTTCTGAACGGAAAGGATGCCGGGCTGAAATATCTTTCGGAAGAAGGCGGCTTTTTTTATCCGGAGGGAGCAGAAAGAAATAAAGAAGCAGAAGAATTCCTGAAGGCTTCCGTGGAAGCAGCCGTGGAAACCGGCGTTGTGAAAAACGGAGATAGGGAGATATTTGTGGAAACCTACGAGAAGAATCCCAGGCTGATCATACTGGGTGGCGGCCATGTTTCTCTTCCGGTAGCAGAGATTGGCAGGATGCTGGGCTTTCAT from Blautia sp. SC05B48 encodes:
- a CDS encoding aminotransferase class V-fold PLP-dependent enzyme, with protein sequence MIYLDNAATSFHKPDCVPRAVVEAMQHAGNSGRGSSGEAMAASRLIFNTRCQIAEMFDIWGPECVAFTSNDTEALNIALQGTLHPEEETIHAICTEMDHNSVLRPLYRLEKNGMKLTILPADRKGRISLTELEAAIRPETKVIVCTHASNLTGNLNDIYAIGEIAQKHQKLFIVDAAQTAGVFPISMKKDHIDILCFSGHKGLMGPQGTGAICVRPGVAVEPLKVGGSGVLTFQREHPQDMPEALEAGTLNSHGIAGLGAAISWIRETGTEQIRKREQQLMWRFYDQVKEIPGVTLYGDFSGEERSPVVTLNIAGMDSAEVAMILDEEYGISVRAGGHCAPLMHKALGTEKTGAVRFSFSYFNTEEEVDVAARAVKELALE